A stretch of the Rhodospirillales bacterium genome encodes the following:
- a CDS encoding HNH endonuclease gives MNPALVLNADYRPLRYFPLSLLPWQDTVRAVFLERVSIVAEYDQVVRSATSSMRLPSVVALKRYIKGNRTPAFTRFNLFLRDRFTCQYCGAREPVSDLTFDHILPKSRGGRTSWDNVVAACAPCNFVKGNHLLDEIGMRLIREPRAPTERELHARAPGFPPNYLHESWRDYLYWDTELEAD, from the coding sequence ATGAATCCGGCGCTGGTACTTAACGCCGACTATCGGCCGCTCCGATACTTTCCGCTGTCGCTGCTGCCCTGGCAGGACACGGTGCGGGCCGTGTTTCTCGAGCGGGTCAGCATCGTCGCCGAGTACGATCAGGTCGTCCGGTCGGCCACGTCGTCGATGCGGCTCCCCAGCGTGGTGGCCCTCAAGCGATACATCAAGGGCAATCGGACCCCCGCCTTCACGCGCTTCAACCTGTTTCTTCGAGACCGGTTCACGTGTCAGTACTGCGGGGCCCGTGAACCCGTGTCCGACCTCACGTTCGATCATATCCTGCCGAAATCCAGGGGGGGGCGGACCTCCTGGGACAACGTGGTCGCTGCTTGCGCTCCCTGCAACTTCGTGAAGGGGAATCATCTTCTCGACGAGATCGGCATGCGCCTGATCCGGGAGCCTAGGGCGCCGACCGAGCGCGAACTTCATGCGCGCGCGCCGGGCTTTCCCCCCAACTACCTACACGAGAGTTGGCGGGACTACCTGTATTGGGATACCGAGCTCGAAGCCGACTGA
- a CDS encoding phytanoyl-CoA dioxygenase family protein, with product MPTLTDEQRRQWAVDGYIHLKGALDPREVALYSGLIDSIRHVPGWEPTPDVPRGHYSWVECNPTADDPDSFMDRRDILGYGQPFLDIVDRPNVFDLILELMGPYIVLSMSQAIVRAPTTEFPGFTHTDGGEALRRIRVTETSKPLAMKALYLLTDVEGTDCGNFTVFPGSHLRQIPFDCDAAPTPHTPGAVQLGGEAGDCYLFSHALWHGPAPNHSGKGRKTLLYNYAQMFLKTYDFPTMTGVMESCTPRQRRLLGDLGHDPRPGDYFYVPDDQEEVIYEQPHARQAA from the coding sequence ATGCCGACCTTGACCGACGAGCAGCGCCGCCAGTGGGCGGTAGACGGTTACATCCACCTGAAGGGAGCATTGGATCCCCGCGAAGTTGCGCTGTACAGCGGGTTGATCGACTCGATCCGGCACGTGCCCGGATGGGAGCCCACGCCGGACGTGCCACGCGGTCACTACAGCTGGGTGGAATGCAACCCGACCGCAGACGATCCTGACTCCTTCATGGATCGTCGGGACATCCTGGGCTATGGGCAGCCCTTCCTCGACATTGTCGATCGACCGAACGTGTTCGACCTGATTCTGGAGCTGATGGGCCCGTACATCGTGCTCAGCATGTCGCAGGCGATTGTCCGCGCGCCGACCACAGAGTTCCCCGGCTTCACGCACACAGATGGGGGCGAGGCGCTCCGAAGAATTCGGGTAACGGAAACCAGCAAGCCGCTCGCGATGAAGGCCCTGTACCTGCTCACCGATGTCGAGGGAACGGACTGCGGCAACTTCACGGTCTTCCCCGGAAGCCATCTTCGGCAGATTCCGTTCGACTGCGACGCCGCGCCCACTCCCCACACGCCGGGGGCTGTCCAGCTGGGCGGCGAGGCCGGCGACTGCTACCTGTTCAGCCACGCGCTGTGGCATGGGCCGGCGCCGAATCACTCCGGGAAGGGTCGCAAGACATTGCTCTACAACTATGCGCAGATGTTCCTGAAGACGTACGACTTTCCCACCATGACCGGCGTCATGGAATCATGCACGCCGCGCCAGCGCCGACTTCTGGGCGATCTCGGGCACGACCCGAGACCGGGCGATTACTTCTACGTGCCGGACGACCAGGAGGAGGTCATCTACGAACAACCGCACGCCAGACAGGCGGCCTGA
- a CDS encoding CoA transferase, whose product MPETLEGIRVLDLSRVLAGPWCAQCLGDLGAEVIKVERPGTGDDTRHWGPPFLQMETGEGPGESAYFQSANRGKRSITVNLADPDGQQIIRELAGQSDVLVENYRVGGLARFGLDYESLSAVNPRLIYCSITGFGQTGPARMRPGYDFMIQAEGGLMSLTGEADDRPGGGPTKTGLAVSDLFTGMYAVQAVLAAILERGRSGQGQHIDLALLDSTIAGLSMMAISGLITGTSPPRLGNAHPHVVPYRLYPTADRPMVVAVGNNAQFARFATAIELPHLAADPRFATNRDRLQHREVLDGLIENQMRNQPFSHWDAALTAADIPFAPVNTVLDALNLEQTRARGMRIELPHANGGTVPSPGNPIRLSRTPVRYRGAAPALGGDTESILRDVLGKSHQEVKRLRAGGSI is encoded by the coding sequence GTGCCGGAAACGCTTGAAGGTATACGAGTGCTTGACCTCAGTCGGGTTCTCGCCGGGCCATGGTGCGCCCAGTGTCTCGGGGATCTCGGCGCGGAGGTCATCAAGGTCGAACGGCCCGGCACCGGCGATGACACGCGTCATTGGGGGCCGCCGTTCTTGCAGATGGAGACCGGTGAAGGACCGGGCGAAAGCGCCTACTTCCAGTCAGCGAACCGCGGCAAGCGGTCCATTACCGTAAACCTGGCCGACCCTGACGGACAGCAGATCATCAGGGAACTGGCTGGCCAGTCCGACGTGCTGGTCGAGAATTATCGTGTGGGCGGACTGGCCCGCTTCGGCCTGGACTACGAGTCGCTTTCCGCCGTCAACCCGCGCCTGATCTACTGCTCGATCACCGGCTTCGGCCAGACAGGACCGGCACGAATGCGGCCCGGCTACGACTTCATGATCCAGGCCGAGGGCGGGCTCATGAGCCTCACTGGCGAAGCTGACGACCGGCCTGGGGGCGGCCCGACCAAGACGGGACTGGCGGTCAGCGACCTCTTTACCGGCATGTACGCCGTCCAGGCGGTTCTCGCTGCCATCCTAGAGCGCGGGCGCAGCGGGCAGGGCCAGCACATCGACCTCGCATTGCTGGATTCCACGATAGCCGGCCTTTCGATGATGGCGATCTCCGGTCTGATCACGGGCACCTCGCCGCCTCGCCTAGGCAATGCGCACCCGCATGTGGTCCCCTATCGCCTATATCCGACCGCCGATCGCCCCATGGTGGTTGCCGTCGGCAACAACGCGCAATTCGCTCGTTTTGCCACGGCGATCGAGCTTCCGCACCTGGCCGCAGATCCCCGCTTCGCGACCAACCGTGACCGGTTGCAGCACCGGGAGGTCCTGGACGGCCTCATTGAGAACCAAATGCGTAATCAGCCGTTCAGTCACTGGGACGCCGCCCTCACAGCTGCAGACATTCCGTTCGCTCCGGTAAATACCGTGCTCGACGCCCTCAACCTTGAACAGACAAGAGCGCGCGGGATGCGCATCGAACTTCCGCATGCAAACGGCGGCACCGTCCCGAGCCCCGGGAATCCCATCCGGCTGTCCCGAACGCCCGTGCGGTACCGAGGAGCTGCACCGGCGCTGGGCGGCGATACCGAATCGATTCTTCGTGACGTCCTGGGGAAAAGCCACCAGGAAGTGAAGCGGTTACGTGCCGGGGGCAGCATCTAG
- a CDS encoding tetratricopeptide repeat protein, translating into MTFLLVVAGISIAVIAALLLGLRARPDNRLRGLAGVGTFAIPFGAAAVYLVVGSPGFIDPQASLDDGDTLIALLERQVASQPDSPGPLMNLAQALDEAGHPGEAATMWRRAAALGGDEQADALAHAAQSLIMANEGTVTAEATDLIAEALAVEPAHLPARFYAGLAELQAGQPADALATWNSLLTDLPPDAEFRPMVESGIREAAARANLPSPLPDATPQLPDDAQIRAMVDGLAARLAENPDDLEGWKRLGRSRRVLNQFDLSHEAYLRAVALAPEDPEALAGAAEALTLGSEDPAEPPEEALVLFRRVLDVDPDHALALYVVGEAAARQNDKETARVMLSRLLQRIPPDEPMRQAIAERLERLDLE; encoded by the coding sequence ATGACGTTCCTCCTGGTCGTTGCCGGCATCTCCATTGCCGTCATCGCTGCGCTGCTGCTGGGTCTCCGCGCCAGACCCGACAACCGCCTGCGGGGATTGGCAGGCGTCGGCACGTTCGCCATCCCGTTCGGCGCGGCGGCCGTGTACCTGGTTGTCGGCAGCCCGGGTTTCATTGATCCCCAGGCTTCGCTGGACGACGGGGATACGCTGATTGCCCTGCTTGAGCGTCAAGTTGCGTCGCAGCCGGACTCGCCAGGCCCTCTGATGAACCTTGCACAAGCTCTTGACGAAGCAGGCCATCCCGGGGAGGCAGCCACCATGTGGCGCCGCGCGGCCGCGCTGGGGGGTGACGAGCAGGCAGACGCCCTGGCACACGCCGCGCAATCGTTGATCATGGCCAACGAAGGCACCGTTACAGCGGAAGCTACCGACCTGATTGCCGAAGCGCTCGCCGTGGAGCCCGCCCACTTGCCGGCACGCTTTTACGCCGGCCTGGCGGAACTCCAGGCCGGACAGCCGGCGGATGCGCTCGCGACGTGGAACTCGCTGCTCACGGATCTGCCGCCCGACGCCGAATTCCGGCCGATGGTCGAAAGCGGCATCCGCGAGGCCGCAGCGCGCGCGAACCTGCCCTCTCCCCTGCCCGACGCCACGCCGCAACTCCCGGACGATGCCCAGATCCGGGCCATGGTGGACGGGCTGGCTGCACGACTGGCCGAGAACCCGGACGACCTAGAAGGCTGGAAACGACTGGGGCGGTCCCGCCGGGTCCTAAACCAGTTCGATCTCAGCCACGAGGCCTACCTGCGGGCCGTCGCGCTCGCGCCCGAGGACCCCGAGGCGCTTGCCGGGGCCGCGGAAGCGCTCACCCTGGGATCCGAAGACCCGGCCGAACCCCCGGAAGAGGCCCTCGTCCTGTTTCGCCGGGTGCTCGACGTTGACCCGGACCATGCGCTGGCCCTGTACGTTGTCGGAGAGGCGGCGGCACGGCAGAACGACAAGGAAACTGCCCGGGTCATGCTCAGCCGGCTACTGCAACGAATACCGCCCGATGAACCGATGCGCCAGGCCATTGCCGAACGTCTCGAGCGGCTTGACCTCGAGTAG
- a CDS encoding cytochrome c-type biogenesis protein CcmH, whose protein sequence is MTAASPIIGIVILLPILAGIPATAETADERVRALAAELRCVVCQNQSLLDSDADLAKDMRALIRERVAAGDTDEAIVDFLVERYGDFILLQPPFKPATWLLWLGPLAFLLLALALARTRVRRARSRRSDPGDPGAS, encoded by the coding sequence TTGACGGCGGCCTCGCCGATCATCGGAATCGTCATCCTGCTGCCAATTTTGGCGGGTATTCCCGCGACCGCCGAGACCGCCGACGAGCGGGTGCGGGCACTGGCTGCCGAACTCCGTTGCGTGGTCTGCCAGAACCAGTCCCTGCTCGATTCCGATGCCGACCTGGCGAAGGACATGCGAGCGCTCATCCGGGAGCGCGTTGCGGCCGGCGACACCGACGAGGCGATCGTCGATTTCCTCGTTGAGCGCTACGGGGATTTCATTCTCCTGCAGCCCCCGTTCAAGCCGGCTACCTGGCTCCTGTGGCTTGGCCCACTGGCGTTTCTCCTGCTGGCACTGGCCCTTGCCCGGACCCGGGTCAGGCGGGCCCGGAGTCGCCGCAGCGATCCTGGCGATCCAGGAGCTTCATGA